One Anguilla rostrata isolate EN2019 chromosome 15, ASM1855537v3, whole genome shotgun sequence genomic window carries:
- the ccdc93 gene encoding coiled-coil domain-containing protein 93 isoform X2, whose protein sequence is MAATSVFSRVRTGSKIGAQYDQEGNVIQVETREDEEQNVKLTEILELLLAAGYFRARIKGLSPFDKVVGGMTWCITTCNFDIDVDLLFQENSTIGQKIALTEKIVSVLPKMKCPHCLEPHQIQGLDFIHIFPVVQWLVKRAIETREEMGDYIRSYAVAQFQKTHSTPEDDEFTQRKEKAIKTVVDVCDVYKPERKYKRQADAGELTDEESRVHSTLLEYGRRYGFSKQSKQDKVEDRKLSQAPGVPPGMTEVSEEEDLQAAEELRIKTLMTGMAAMATEEGRPTASAVGHIVGLQSEEIKQIASEYAEKTERSAEDRPERYGPAQQHRRAVASLSKQIQHKTKQLEELQAKHLEVQTGCEEAKSKLLEATALTEKLERELGALEEVESQADSSILEKLRALVAMNEKLKSQEQEFRTHCREEMTRLQHSIESLKVESGDDAEDEKERNQLIEKQYKTDRDKLQKIRLLLARRNREIAILQRKIDEVPSRAELTQYQKRFIELYGQVSATHKETKQFFTLYNTLDDKKVFLEKEVNLLNSIHDNFQQAMASSGAKEQFLRQMEQIVEGIKQNRIKMEKKKQENKMRRDQLNDEYLELLEKQRLYFKTVKDFKEECRKNEMLLSKLRAKGAS, encoded by the exons ATGGCGGCCACTTCGGTCTTTTCAAGAGTGAGAACAGGGTCTAAAATAGGAGCTCAATATGACCAAGAAGGCAACGTTATTCAG GTGGAGACGCGGGAGGATGAAGAACAAAACGTCAAGCTCACCGAGATCCTCGAGTTGTTGCTTGCAGCGGGATACTTCAGAGCGCGCATTAAAGGACTGTCTCCTTTTGACAAG GTGGTGGGCGGCATGACCTGGTGTATAACAACATGCAACTTCGACATCGACGTAGACCTGCTATTCCAAGAGAATTCAACCATTGGTCAGAAAAT AGCCCTTACAGAGAAGATTGTGTCAGTCCTCCCCAAAATGAAGTGCCCCCATTGTCTAGAACCCCATCAGATTCAGGGGCTGGACTTCATCCACATCTTCCCTGTCGTGCAG TGGTTGGTGAAGCGAGCGATCGAGACCAGGGAGGAAATGGGAGACTATATTCGCTCCTATGCTGTTGCTCAGTTCCAGAAAACTCACAGCACTCCTGAG GATGATGAATTCACGCAGAGGAAGGAGAAAGCTATAAAAACAGTGGTAGACGTGTGT GATGTTTACAAACCAGAAAGGAAGTATAAGCGACAAGCAGATGCAGGAGAGCTGACAGATGAAGAATCTCGAGTTCACTCCACACTGTTAGAATATGGGAG acgCTATGGATTCAGCAAACAGTCCAAGCAGGACAAA GTGGAGGACAGGAAGTTGTCGCAGGCCCCAGGTGTGCCCCCTGGCATGACCGAGGTGTCGGAGGAGGAGGATCTTCAGGCCGCCGAGGAG CTGCGCATTAAAACTCTGATGACTGGTatggctgccatggcaacagaggaG GGGAGACCGACAGCCAGCGCGGTGGGCCACATCGTGGGGCTGCAGTCAGAGGAGATCAAACAGATTGCGTCCGAGTACGCCGAGAAG ACGGAGAGGTCAGCGGAGGACAGGCCGGAGCGCTACGGCCCCGCCCAGCAGCACCGCCGAGCCGTGGCCTCGCTCAGCAAGCAGATCCAGCACAAGACCaagcagctggaggag ctGCAAGCAAAACATTTGGAGGTTCAAACTGGGTGTGAAGAAGCAAAGAGCAAGTTGCTGGAg GCGACTGCGCTGACTGAGAAGCTGGAGAGGGAGCTGGGAGCACTGGAGGAGGTGGAGTCCCAGGCCGATTCCAG TATCCTGGAGAAGCTGAGGGCTCTGGTGGCAATGAACGAGAAGCTGAAAAGCCAGGAGCAGGAGTTCCGAACGCACTGCAGG GAGGAAATGACCCGTCTGCAACATAGCATCGAGAGCCTGAAGGTGGAGTCCGGGGACGATGCAGAGGACGAGAAG GAGCGGAACCAGCTCATCGAGAAGCAGTACAAGACCGACAGGGACAAGCTCCAGAAGATCCGACTGCTGCTG GCCCGGAGGAACAGGGAAATTGCTATCCTGCAGAGGAAGATTGATGAGGTGCCAAGCCGAGCCGAGCTGACGCAGTACCAGAAGAGATTTATTGAGCTCTATGGGCAGG TTTCAGCCACCCACAAAGAGACCAAGCAGTTCTTCACCTTGTACAACACGCTAGACGACAAGAAAGTATTCCTGGAGAAAGAG GTGAACTTGCTGAACTCCATTCATGACAACTTCCAGCA GGCTATGGCGTCATCGGGAGCCAAAGAACAGTTCCTCAGACAAATGGAACAGATTGTGGAGGGGATCAAACAGAACCGAATTAAG
- the ccdc93 gene encoding coiled-coil domain-containing protein 93 isoform X1: protein MAATSVFSRVRTGSKIGAQYDQEGNVIQVETREDEEQNVKLTEILELLLAAGYFRARIKGLSPFDKVVGGMTWCITTCNFDIDVDLLFQENSTIGQKIALTEKIVSVLPKMKCPHCLEPHQIQGLDFIHIFPVVQWLVKRAIETREEMGDYIRSYAVAQFQKTHSTPEDDEFTQRKEKAIKTVVDVCDVYKPERKYKRQADAGELTDEESRVHSTLLEYGRLHPVFILRYGFSKQSKQDKVEDRKLSQAPGVPPGMTEVSEEEDLQAAEELRIKTLMTGMAAMATEEGRPTASAVGHIVGLQSEEIKQIASEYAEKTERSAEDRPERYGPAQQHRRAVASLSKQIQHKTKQLEELQAKHLEVQTGCEEAKSKLLEATALTEKLERELGALEEVESQADSSILEKLRALVAMNEKLKSQEQEFRTHCREEMTRLQHSIESLKVESGDDAEDEKERNQLIEKQYKTDRDKLQKIRLLLARRNREIAILQRKIDEVPSRAELTQYQKRFIELYGQVSATHKETKQFFTLYNTLDDKKVFLEKEVNLLNSIHDNFQQAMASSGAKEQFLRQMEQIVEGIKQNRIKMEKKKQENKMRRDQLNDEYLELLEKQRLYFKTVKDFKEECRKNEMLLSKLRAKGAS from the exons ATGGCGGCCACTTCGGTCTTTTCAAGAGTGAGAACAGGGTCTAAAATAGGAGCTCAATATGACCAAGAAGGCAACGTTATTCAG GTGGAGACGCGGGAGGATGAAGAACAAAACGTCAAGCTCACCGAGATCCTCGAGTTGTTGCTTGCAGCGGGATACTTCAGAGCGCGCATTAAAGGACTGTCTCCTTTTGACAAG GTGGTGGGCGGCATGACCTGGTGTATAACAACATGCAACTTCGACATCGACGTAGACCTGCTATTCCAAGAGAATTCAACCATTGGTCAGAAAAT AGCCCTTACAGAGAAGATTGTGTCAGTCCTCCCCAAAATGAAGTGCCCCCATTGTCTAGAACCCCATCAGATTCAGGGGCTGGACTTCATCCACATCTTCCCTGTCGTGCAG TGGTTGGTGAAGCGAGCGATCGAGACCAGGGAGGAAATGGGAGACTATATTCGCTCCTATGCTGTTGCTCAGTTCCAGAAAACTCACAGCACTCCTGAG GATGATGAATTCACGCAGAGGAAGGAGAAAGCTATAAAAACAGTGGTAGACGTGTGT GATGTTTACAAACCAGAAAGGAAGTATAAGCGACAAGCAGATGCAGGAGAGCTGACAGATGAAGAATCTCGAGTTCACTCCACACTGTTAGAATATGGGAG ACTACATCCTGTTTTCATCCT acgCTATGGATTCAGCAAACAGTCCAAGCAGGACAAA GTGGAGGACAGGAAGTTGTCGCAGGCCCCAGGTGTGCCCCCTGGCATGACCGAGGTGTCGGAGGAGGAGGATCTTCAGGCCGCCGAGGAG CTGCGCATTAAAACTCTGATGACTGGTatggctgccatggcaacagaggaG GGGAGACCGACAGCCAGCGCGGTGGGCCACATCGTGGGGCTGCAGTCAGAGGAGATCAAACAGATTGCGTCCGAGTACGCCGAGAAG ACGGAGAGGTCAGCGGAGGACAGGCCGGAGCGCTACGGCCCCGCCCAGCAGCACCGCCGAGCCGTGGCCTCGCTCAGCAAGCAGATCCAGCACAAGACCaagcagctggaggag ctGCAAGCAAAACATTTGGAGGTTCAAACTGGGTGTGAAGAAGCAAAGAGCAAGTTGCTGGAg GCGACTGCGCTGACTGAGAAGCTGGAGAGGGAGCTGGGAGCACTGGAGGAGGTGGAGTCCCAGGCCGATTCCAG TATCCTGGAGAAGCTGAGGGCTCTGGTGGCAATGAACGAGAAGCTGAAAAGCCAGGAGCAGGAGTTCCGAACGCACTGCAGG GAGGAAATGACCCGTCTGCAACATAGCATCGAGAGCCTGAAGGTGGAGTCCGGGGACGATGCAGAGGACGAGAAG GAGCGGAACCAGCTCATCGAGAAGCAGTACAAGACCGACAGGGACAAGCTCCAGAAGATCCGACTGCTGCTG GCCCGGAGGAACAGGGAAATTGCTATCCTGCAGAGGAAGATTGATGAGGTGCCAAGCCGAGCCGAGCTGACGCAGTACCAGAAGAGATTTATTGAGCTCTATGGGCAGG TTTCAGCCACCCACAAAGAGACCAAGCAGTTCTTCACCTTGTACAACACGCTAGACGACAAGAAAGTATTCCTGGAGAAAGAG GTGAACTTGCTGAACTCCATTCATGACAACTTCCAGCA GGCTATGGCGTCATCGGGAGCCAAAGAACAGTTCCTCAGACAAATGGAACAGATTGTGGAGGGGATCAAACAGAACCGAATTAAG